Proteins encoded by one window of Vibrio rumoiensis:
- the mscS gene encoding small-conductance mechanosensitive channel MscS, translating to MATEDQVTEVAHAIAPKVTDWLAANSDLLVQYGVNIISAIIILFIGNIVVKTIGNSVAKVLEKKQMDQAVVHFISSLVRYVLFVIVLIAALGRVGVETASVVAVIGAAGLAIGLALQGSLANFAAGVLIVAFRPFKAGDYVEIGGVAGSVESIQIFQTVLTTPDNKMIVVPNGSVIGSAIVNYSRHATRRIDYVIGVSYKADLKKTKEVILRVLESESRLLQTPAPTVGVVALADSSVNFVVRPWVKTADYWNVYFDLLQAIKEGLDAEGIEIPFPQMDVHLNKLED from the coding sequence ATGGCAACAGAAGATCAAGTAACAGAAGTAGCTCACGCTATTGCTCCTAAGGTGACGGATTGGCTTGCGGCTAACTCTGATTTATTAGTTCAATATGGCGTTAATATTATCTCCGCTATTATTATCCTTTTTATCGGTAATATAGTTGTTAAGACGATTGGTAACAGTGTTGCTAAAGTTCTTGAAAAGAAACAAATGGACCAAGCGGTAGTACACTTTATTAGCTCTCTTGTTCGCTATGTTTTATTTGTTATTGTTCTTATCGCAGCGTTAGGTCGTGTTGGCGTTGAAACCGCTTCAGTCGTTGCCGTAATCGGTGCCGCTGGTTTAGCGATTGGTTTAGCATTACAAGGCTCTCTAGCAAACTTTGCTGCGGGTGTGTTAATTGTGGCTTTCCGTCCGTTTAAAGCGGGTGACTACGTTGAAATAGGTGGTGTTGCAGGTAGCGTTGAATCTATCCAAATTTTCCAAACGGTATTAACGACACCAGATAACAAAATGATTGTTGTGCCAAACGGCAGCGTGATTGGTAGTGCGATTGTAAACTATTCTCGCCATGCGACTCGTCGTATTGACTATGTTATTGGTGTTTCTTATAAAGCTGATTTGAAGAAAACGAAAGAAGTTATTTTACGTGTTTTAGAATCAGAAAGCCGTTTATTACAAACCCCAGCCCCAACGGTTGGTGTGGTTGCATTGGCTGATTCATCGGTAAACTTCGTGGTTCGTCCATGGGTTAAAACTGCTGATTACTGGAATGTGTACTTTGATTTGCTACAAGCGATTAAAGAAGGGCTTGATGCTGAAGGTATCGAAATCCCGTTCCCACAAATGGATGTACATTTAAACAAGCTAGAAGATTAA
- a CDS encoding oxidative stress defense protein, with protein MKNAFTRHISPAVIFFAMVFSALNVSAAEINTPTLSVTGYGEVVAKPDMAEFSVAIQADRSQAKQAKTAVDKVVGNFIVSLTQSGMERKSIVSSHLRLSPQYNYPKDGKPVLNGYRAVREITVTVEQLDKLNTYLDLALQSGVNQVNSINLKVKDETQYKQQARQAAIADAKQKAQELAKGFDSELNGVWSIIYRSNSVRPVMMAKAMAMESRSADQGYQDEEMTISDQVDVIFKLKN; from the coding sequence ATGAAGAATGCTTTTACACGTCATATTTCACCGGCTGTGATTTTTTTTGCGATGGTTTTTTCAGCGTTGAATGTTTCAGCTGCTGAAATCAATACACCAACGCTATCCGTAACTGGCTATGGTGAAGTTGTTGCCAAACCTGATATGGCAGAGTTCTCTGTCGCGATTCAAGCCGATAGAAGTCAAGCGAAGCAGGCAAAAACGGCGGTAGATAAAGTGGTGGGAAACTTTATCGTTTCTTTAACACAATCAGGTATGGAACGTAAATCGATAGTAAGCAGTCACTTACGACTTTCTCCGCAATATAATTATCCTAAAGATGGGAAGCCTGTACTGAATGGATACCGAGCGGTTCGTGAGATCACTGTGACCGTTGAGCAATTGGATAAATTAAACACCTACTTAGACCTTGCTCTACAAAGTGGTGTTAATCAAGTTAATAGTATTAACCTGAAAGTAAAAGATGAAACTCAATATAAACAACAAGCTCGTCAAGCGGCTATTGCTGATGCAAAACAAAAAGCACAAGAGTTAGCGAAAGGGTTTGATAGTGAGCTCAATGGTGTATGGTCGATTATCTACCGTAGCAATTCAGTTCGTCCTGTTATGATGGCCAAAGCGATGGCAATGGAATCTCGCTCTGCTGATCAAGGCTATCAAGATGAAGAAATGACCATTAGCGATCAGGTGGATGTAATTTTCAAATTGAAAAATTAA
- the serA gene encoding phosphoglycerate dehydrogenase: MAKVSLGKDKIKILLLEGLHPSSVEVLQSAGYTNIEYHKGSLSEEDLLEAVKDVHFIGLRSRTQLTKEVFEAAEKLVAVGCFCIGTNQVNLNAAAARGIPVFNAPFSNTRSVAELVLGQILLLLRGIPEKNALAHRGIWKKSADASYEARGKRLGIIGYGHIGTQLSILAENLGMRVYYYDIENKLSLGNATQVSTMSELLNKSDIISLHVPETMSTKEMMGADEFAQMKPGAIFINAARGTVVDIPALCHALESGHLGGAAIDVFPVEPKTNNDPFESPLMKFDNVILTPHIGGSTQEAQENIGIEVAGKLAKYSDNGSTLSCVNFPEVSLPEHVGTSRLLHIHENRPGILTQINTIFAEAGINIAAQYLQTNAEMGYVVIDIEAERSEEALEKMKSVEGTIRARILH; encoded by the coding sequence ATGGCTAAAGTTTCTCTCGGTAAAGATAAAATCAAAATCCTCCTTCTTGAAGGCCTCCACCCATCATCGGTTGAAGTACTGCAATCTGCAGGTTACACCAATATCGAATATCACAAGGGCTCACTTTCAGAAGAAGACCTACTTGAAGCGGTAAAAGATGTTCACTTTATTGGTCTACGATCTCGAACTCAATTAACTAAAGAAGTATTTGAAGCCGCAGAAAAGCTTGTGGCTGTTGGTTGCTTCTGTATTGGTACTAACCAAGTAAACTTAAATGCAGCAGCCGCGCGTGGCATTCCTGTGTTTAACGCTCCATTTTCTAATACACGTAGTGTTGCCGAACTGGTTTTAGGTCAAATTTTACTACTACTACGCGGCATTCCAGAAAAAAATGCACTCGCTCATCGTGGTATCTGGAAAAAAAGTGCTGATGCCTCTTACGAAGCACGTGGTAAACGACTAGGTATCATTGGCTATGGTCACATTGGTACCCAGTTAAGCATCTTGGCTGAAAACTTAGGGATGCGCGTGTATTATTATGACATTGAAAATAAACTGTCATTAGGTAATGCCACTCAAGTTTCTACAATGAGTGAATTACTCAATAAATCAGACATTATTTCTCTGCATGTGCCAGAAACAATGAGCACGAAAGAAATGATGGGCGCGGATGAGTTTGCGCAAATGAAACCAGGAGCAATTTTCATTAACGCCGCTCGCGGTACTGTAGTCGATATTCCAGCACTATGTCATGCTTTGGAGTCTGGTCATCTAGGTGGCGCAGCGATTGACGTATTCCCAGTTGAACCTAAAACCAATAACGACCCATTTGAATCACCTTTAATGAAATTTGATAATGTGATTCTTACTCCGCATATCGGTGGTTCAACTCAAGAAGCACAAGAAAACATCGGAATTGAAGTCGCAGGTAAACTGGCGAAATACTCAGATAATGGCTCAACGCTTTCTTGTGTAAACTTCCCAGAAGTATCACTACCTGAACATGTAGGTACCTCTCGACTGCTTCATATTCATGAAAACCGTCCAGGGATCTTGACGCAAATTAACACTATATTTGCTGAAGCAGGCATTAACATTGCAGCTCAGTATCTGCAAACTAATGCTGAAATGGGTTATGTAGTGATCGATATCGAAGCAGAGCGTTCAGAAGAAGCACTAGAGAAAATGAAATCAGTAGAAGGTACGATTCGAGCCCGCATACTGCATTAA
- the rpiA gene encoding ribose-5-phosphate isomerase RpiA has product MTQDEMKKAAGWAALKYVKPDTIVGVGTGSTVNHFIDALATMKGQIEGVVSSSVASTERLKELGIHVFDSNEVDGLDVYIDGADEINPQGAMIKGGGAALTREKIVAAMSKTFVCIVDGTKAVNVLGKFPLPVEVIPMARSYVARELVKLGGTPEYRQGIVTDNGNIILDVHNLSIVDPKALEDKINGIAGVVTVGLFAHRGADVVITGTPEGAKIEE; this is encoded by the coding sequence ATGACACAAGATGAAATGAAAAAAGCCGCTGGTTGGGCCGCTTTAAAATACGTAAAACCAGATACTATTGTGGGTGTGGGCACCGGTTCAACCGTCAATCATTTCATTGATGCACTTGCGACAATGAAAGGTCAAATTGAGGGTGTCGTATCAAGCTCAGTAGCATCAACAGAAAGATTAAAAGAACTTGGCATTCATGTTTTCGATTCAAACGAAGTGGATGGCCTTGATGTGTATATCGATGGTGCCGACGAAATCAACCCGCAAGGCGCAATGATTAAAGGTGGCGGCGCAGCACTTACACGTGAAAAGATCGTAGCAGCGATGTCTAAAACCTTCGTTTGTATTGTTGATGGCACTAAAGCAGTCAATGTTCTAGGAAAATTCCCGCTTCCTGTTGAAGTTATTCCAATGGCTCGTTCTTACGTTGCTCGTGAATTGGTTAAATTAGGTGGTACGCCTGAATATCGCCAAGGCATTGTGACGGATAATGGCAACATCATTTTAGATGTACACAATTTATCTATCGTAGATCCCAAAGCTCTTGAAGATAAGATCAATGGTATTGCTGGTGTCGTTACTGTTGGCCTATTTGCCCATCGCGGTGCGGATGTTGTGATTACTGGCACGCCAGAAGGCGCAAAAATCGAAGAATAA
- a CDS encoding 5-formyltetrahydrofolate cyclo-ligase, producing the protein MKYPIQPKLSRSQLRQMIRQRRACLSMNEQKQAGINLLEQIKQLPYIHQAENIALYLSSDGEIDTQPIIDWLWQQGKHVVLPVLHPFSKGQLLFLNYQKNSPICHNKYGIVEPKLDQTQICPLKDIDIIFTPLVAFDSDGQRLGMGGGYYDRTLEPWFTTGKGALPIGLAHDCQQVDSIPCEHWDIPLPIFVTPSKIWHWEK; encoded by the coding sequence ATGAAATATCCAATTCAACCAAAACTCTCACGTTCACAATTACGCCAAATGATTCGTCAGCGGCGCGCTTGCTTATCCATGAATGAGCAAAAACAAGCAGGCATCAATCTGCTCGAACAAATCAAGCAGCTTCCGTATATTCATCAAGCTGAAAATATTGCTCTGTATCTTTCTTCTGATGGTGAAATTGATACCCAACCTATTATCGATTGGTTATGGCAGCAAGGAAAACACGTTGTACTTCCTGTCTTGCACCCATTTTCCAAAGGACAGCTTCTTTTTTTGAACTATCAAAAAAATAGCCCTATTTGCCATAATAAATACGGCATCGTAGAGCCAAAGCTCGACCAAACTCAGATCTGCCCACTCAAGGATATTGATATCATCTTTACCCCATTAGTCGCATTTGACTCCGATGGGCAACGACTTGGTATGGGCGGTGGTTATTATGACCGCACCTTAGAGCCGTGGTTTACAACAGGCAAAGGCGCCCTTCCGATTGGATTAGCCCATGATTGCCAGCAAGTTGACAGCATTCCTTGCGAGCATTGGGATATCCCATTACCGATATTTGTGACACCAAGTAAGATTTGGCATTGGGAAAAGTGA
- the zapA gene encoding cell division protein ZapA, with translation MEVEILGKLTRVNCPPGQEAALNAAANELNRRLNQMTERTKVHNIEQLLIIAALNACYEVQELKDELGDTQQMAQRIEQLSQSLDKALSKK, from the coding sequence GTGGAAGTCGAAATATTAGGAAAACTCACTCGCGTCAATTGTCCACCCGGACAAGAAGCTGCTTTGAATGCGGCAGCGAATGAATTAAACCGACGCTTGAACCAAATGACTGAACGTACTAAAGTACACAACATTGAACAGCTGCTAATTATTGCCGCTTTAAATGCTTGCTATGAAGTTCAAGAATTAAAAGATGAACTGGGGGATACTCAGCAAATGGCACAGCGAATCGAGCAACTATCGCAATCATTAGATAAAGCGTTATCAAAAAAATAA
- a CDS encoding YecA/YgfB family protein: protein MSDIRLPDYNQALTELTAASLSVTPAELQGLITGMLSGGIPTDNDNWKTILFDYTNDGMGWPVNASKIADTIFTFSMKELSGTSMELNMLLPSDDDLLNYADAVSEWVNHFISGLGLAGSSLSKLSTETKEALVDLEEISKLGIDEDDDLSEQAILLEQVIEHVKVCVLTIHADLAVKPTATTPKTLH, encoded by the coding sequence ATGAGCGATATTCGCCTACCTGATTATAACCAAGCATTAACTGAGCTTACGGCTGCCTCGTTATCAGTTACCCCTGCAGAATTACAAGGTTTAATTACCGGTATGTTAAGTGGTGGTATTCCAACGGATAATGATAACTGGAAGACGATTTTGTTTGATTACACCAACGATGGTATGGGGTGGCCTGTGAATGCAAGCAAAATCGCCGACACTATTTTTACATTCTCAATGAAAGAATTAAGCGGTACTAGCATGGAATTGAACATGTTATTACCGAGTGATGATGATTTGCTTAACTATGCGGATGCGGTTTCTGAGTGGGTCAATCACTTCATTTCCGGGTTAGGTCTTGCAGGATCTAGTTTGTCTAAACTATCAACGGAAACTAAAGAAGCTTTAGTTGATTTAGAAGAAATTTCTAAGCTCGGCATTGATGAAGATGACGATCTGTCAGAGCAAGCGATTTTACTTGAGCAAGTGATTGAACATGTCAAAGTTTGCGTATTAACCATTCATGCAGATTTAGCGGTAAAACCTACCGCTACAACACCTAAAACCTTACATTAA
- the ubiH gene encoding 2-octaprenyl-6-methoxyphenyl hydroxylase, whose product MKCYDIAIIGAGMAGATLALAVDRLCQGQLTIAVIEAYEMNEQDAHPGFDSRAIALSFGTVSILKQLDLWHRFEEFVTAITDIEISDRGHLGLADITAQQEHVESLGYVVELENVGRIYQQALHNCQAIDYFCPLKVTNIERTVEKVMVSLTDGQVIDTRLLVAADGALSESCQQLNIPLKEIDFEQFAVIANVTTEIKPQGRAFERFTQTGPVAFLPMSEGRSSVVWCMPEDRAKRMMNVDEATLIDALQKDFGWRLGKITKVGMPACYPLLLRYRESMVSHRFAIIGNAAQTLHPIAGQGFNLGIRDVMSLAEEVGIAYQANGDVGCYSMLSRYRQRRELDRNQTMSLTSSLVHCFSNHWPAMRVGRNLGLLAINYLPYIKQPIVKRTMGLVER is encoded by the coding sequence ATGAAGTGCTACGATATTGCAATTATTGGCGCGGGAATGGCGGGTGCAACACTGGCATTAGCCGTTGACCGTCTATGTCAGGGGCAGCTTACTATTGCTGTTATTGAAGCGTATGAAATGAATGAACAGGATGCTCATCCTGGTTTTGATTCTCGAGCGATTGCATTATCTTTTGGCACGGTGAGTATATTAAAACAGTTGGATCTATGGCATCGCTTTGAAGAATTTGTTACCGCGATTACTGATATTGAAATATCGGATCGTGGCCACCTAGGATTGGCAGATATTACTGCACAGCAAGAACATGTTGAATCTTTGGGGTATGTTGTTGAACTTGAAAATGTCGGGCGAATCTATCAACAAGCGCTGCACAATTGCCAAGCAATAGATTATTTTTGTCCGCTTAAAGTGACCAATATCGAGCGAACGGTCGAGAAAGTGATGGTTTCATTAACTGATGGGCAAGTTATTGATACTCGATTATTAGTTGCGGCTGATGGGGCGTTATCAGAAAGCTGCCAACAACTTAATATTCCGTTAAAAGAAATCGATTTTGAACAATTTGCAGTCATCGCTAATGTGACGACTGAAATAAAACCACAAGGTCGAGCTTTTGAGCGTTTTACTCAAACCGGTCCGGTTGCTTTTTTACCTATGTCTGAAGGGCGTAGCTCAGTCGTATGGTGTATGCCTGAAGACCGAGCGAAGCGAATGATGAATGTCGATGAAGCGACATTAATTGATGCGCTACAAAAAGATTTTGGTTGGCGATTAGGAAAAATTACGAAAGTAGGCATGCCCGCTTGTTATCCTTTATTGTTGCGTTATCGCGAATCGATGGTGTCACATCGTTTTGCCATTATTGGTAATGCGGCTCAAACACTCCATCCGATTGCAGGACAAGGTTTTAATCTAGGCATTCGTGATGTGATGAGTTTAGCGGAAGAGGTTGGGATTGCTTATCAAGCCAATGGTGACGTTGGTTGCTATTCTATGCTTTCTCGATATCGACAACGTCGGGAGCTTGACCGAAATCAGACTATGTCTTTGACATCGAGTCTTGTTCATTGCTTTTCTAATCACTGGCCAGCGATGCGCGTAGGGCGAAATCTTGGTTTATTGGCCATCAATTACTTACCTTATATCAAACAACCTATAGTGAAACGCACTATGGGCTTAGTGGAGCGATAA
- a CDS encoding FAD-dependent 2-octaprenylphenol hydroxylase codes for MQSFDITIVGGGMVGLALAASFAESNLRIAVIEGHTPDEILNDAPDTRVSALSRASEFFLKNIKAWDGIVTRRAAPYQAMEVWEKDSFARLEFNADNLSQSNLGHIVENRVIQLALLERVKQLSNVSLFMPNLCSNMAIGESEAWLTLDNGDSISSKLVVGADGANSWVRQQQDIPLTHWDYGHNAIVANIRTTEPHQGVARQIFTPQGPIALLPLPEPNLCSLVWSTEPNRADTLMSDSDTAFNHILSSEFDTRLGLCCVEGQRSAFPLKMRYARNFVVNRVALVGDAAHTIHPLAGQGVNLGFLDAASLAEEVLALWQQGEDIGLQRNLRSYERWRKAEAAKMIAAMQGFKDLFDGDNPAKKLVRGLGMQFIGHLPGVKEEMMKRALGITGKLPRLVKSTSPQL; via the coding sequence ATGCAGAGTTTTGATATCACCATCGTTGGCGGCGGTATGGTTGGATTAGCGTTGGCAGCTTCATTTGCCGAGAGCAATTTACGTATTGCGGTTATTGAAGGTCATACTCCCGATGAGATCCTAAATGATGCGCCAGATACTCGAGTGTCTGCTTTAAGTCGGGCGAGCGAATTTTTTCTTAAAAATATTAAAGCCTGGGATGGAATAGTCACTCGTCGCGCGGCACCCTATCAGGCGATGGAAGTGTGGGAAAAAGACAGTTTTGCTCGTTTAGAGTTTAATGCTGACAATTTGTCTCAATCAAACTTGGGTCATATTGTAGAGAATCGAGTCATTCAATTGGCTTTGCTTGAGCGGGTTAAACAGCTTTCAAATGTGAGCTTATTTATGCCTAATCTCTGCTCAAATATGGCAATCGGTGAAAGTGAAGCTTGGTTAACTCTCGATAATGGTGATTCAATTTCGAGTAAATTAGTCGTTGGTGCGGATGGAGCTAATTCATGGGTAAGACAACAGCAAGATATTCCGCTAACGCATTGGGATTATGGTCATAATGCCATTGTTGCGAATATCCGCACAACTGAACCCCATCAAGGAGTCGCAAGACAAATCTTCACGCCTCAGGGGCCGATTGCTTTGCTACCTTTACCCGAACCGAACCTATGTTCTCTTGTTTGGTCAACAGAGCCTAATCGTGCGGATACCTTGATGTCCGATTCTGATACGGCATTTAACCATATACTGAGTAGTGAATTTGATACTCGATTAGGTTTATGTTGTGTGGAAGGTCAGCGCAGCGCTTTTCCTTTAAAAATGCGTTATGCACGTAACTTTGTGGTAAACCGAGTTGCTTTAGTAGGGGATGCCGCCCACACCATCCATCCACTCGCAGGACAGGGTGTCAATTTAGGCTTCTTAGATGCGGCGAGCCTTGCGGAGGAAGTGTTAGCGTTATGGCAACAAGGTGAGGATATCGGTTTACAACGAAATTTGAGATCTTATGAGCGCTGGCGTAAAGCGGAGGCCGCCAAAATGATTGCAGCGATGCAGGGGTTTAAAGATTTATTTGATGGTGATAATCCTGCTAAGAAATTGGTTCGTGGGCTTGGGATGCAATTTATTGGTCACTTACCGGGAGTCAAAGAAGAAATGATGAAAAGGGCTTTAGGTATTACAGGAAAATTACCTCGCTTGGTTAAATCGACTTCTCCTCAGCTGTAA
- a CDS encoding DUF1107 domain-containing protein — protein MRLFNKYAPRAVAKHISRFFKGRIYINGVGKFEFDNAKLIIPSQAQIQHYKMVKEINQEINRMRCA, from the coding sequence ATGAGATTATTCAATAAGTATGCACCAAGAGCCGTCGCAAAACATATCAGTCGCTTCTTCAAAGGACGTATTTATATTAATGGTGTAGGTAAGTTTGAGTTTGATAATGCAAAGTTAATCATTCCATCACAGGCACAAATTCAGCATTACAAAATGGTCAAAGAGATCAACCAAGAAATCAACCGTATGCGCTGTGCTTAA
- the ygfZ gene encoding tRNA-modifying protein YgfZ translates to MNWNDTFTAYPLASTQALPNLVLCPLSSWGAITIVGDDKKSYLQGQITSDVVSLEADQSTLGAHCDAKGKMISTFRIFHHNDGYAMFQRTSAIEKELAEIKKYAIFSKVVIEHSSDVFLGVIGQEASKFIADLSGQSQEENRRQVVKMTIGTAVQVSPTRWLLMLSQQNAQQLIAQQDDAILSDESLWDYADVMDAIPRLNQHEQLEHIPQAMNLQALGGISFQKGCYTGQETVARAKYRGINKRALFRLEGECHVELTDNLNLERQVGENWRGAGQINTYYQFSDNKLAVLAVLPNNLDTDTSFRLEAFPDVQLSFSTLPYSLEEQ, encoded by the coding sequence ATGAATTGGAATGATACTTTTACCGCTTATCCTCTAGCATCAACACAGGCCTTACCAAATTTAGTCTTATGCCCTTTATCTTCTTGGGGAGCGATCACAATCGTCGGGGATGACAAAAAATCGTATCTTCAAGGCCAGATAACAAGTGATGTTGTTTCACTCGAAGCCGATCAATCAACACTTGGTGCTCATTGTGATGCTAAAGGAAAAATGATCAGTACTTTCCGCATTTTTCACCACAATGACGGTTACGCTATGTTCCAACGCACTTCAGCGATTGAGAAAGAACTGGCTGAAATAAAAAAATATGCCATTTTCTCTAAAGTAGTGATCGAACACAGCTCTGATGTTTTTCTTGGCGTTATAGGACAAGAAGCTTCTAAATTCATTGCTGACTTATCAGGCCAATCACAGGAAGAAAACCGACGACAGGTCGTCAAGATGACGATTGGCACTGCGGTACAGGTTTCTCCCACCCGCTGGTTACTTATGTTATCTCAGCAAAATGCACAACAACTGATTGCTCAACAAGATGACGCAATATTGTCCGATGAAAGTTTGTGGGACTATGCCGATGTCATGGATGCCATTCCAAGACTGAATCAACATGAGCAATTGGAGCATATTCCCCAAGCGATGAATCTACAGGCACTTGGAGGTATATCTTTCCAAAAGGGCTGTTATACGGGACAAGAAACCGTAGCTCGTGCGAAATACCGAGGCATTAACAAGCGCGCTTTATTTCGCTTAGAGGGTGAGTGTCATGTCGAGCTTACTGATAACTTGAACCTAGAACGCCAAGTAGGAGAAAACTGGCGCGGTGCGGGTCAAATCAATACTTATTATCAATTCAGCGATAATAAACTAGCGGTTTTAGCGGTCCTACCGAATAACTTAGATACCGATACATCGTTTCGACTAGAAGCATTCCCGGATGTTCAATTATCATTCTCTACACTTCCTTATTCGCTAGAAGAACAATAA
- a CDS encoding FAD assembly factor SdhE, translating to MYTPEEKARIKWACRRGMLELDVVIMPFFEECFDDLSEEDQQSFVSLLESDDPDLFTWIMGHGRSEHLGHAKIVDRIVAHNLSKVR from the coding sequence ATGTACACACCAGAAGAAAAAGCACGTATAAAATGGGCTTGTCGTCGTGGCATGCTAGAGCTTGACGTTGTTATCATGCCTTTTTTTGAAGAATGTTTTGATGATTTAAGCGAGGAAGATCAACAATCATTTGTTTCTTTACTTGAATCGGATGATCCAGATTTGTTTACTTGGATCATGGGGCATGGTCGTAGTGAACATTTAGGACATGCCAAAATAGTGGATAGAATCGTTGCCCACAATCTTAGTAAAGTGCGCTAA
- the nadB gene encoding L-aspartate oxidase, translating into MNTNSEHQCDVLVIGSGAAGLSLALRVAPHGKIIVLSKGPRNEGSTYYAQGGIAAVFDEDDSIESHIEDTLIAGAGICEKDAVSFITENAKECVQWLIDGGVPFDLDENDKSEHPRHHLTREGGHSHRRILHAADATGMAMQTNLQDNVNNHPNIHFLERYNALDLITEDRIGGDAKKVVGAYIWNRNREHVESVRAKFVVLATGGASKVYQYTSNPDVSSGDGIAMAWRAGCRVANLEFNQFHPTCLFHPEARNFLLTEALRGEGAYLKRPDGTRFMPDFDNRAELAPRDIVARAIDYEMKRLGADCMYLDISHKPADFLEKHFPTINMRLLDLGIDMTKEPIPIVPAAHYTCGGVMVNQQGKTDLTNLYAVGEVTYTGLHGANRLASNSLLECVVYAWSAAKDIIANLDKVELPPTLPYWDESQVTNSDEEVILQHNWHELRLFMWDYMGIVRTDKRLERALRRIQLLQQETHEYYSHFRVSNNLLELRNLLQVAELMVRCAMERKESRGLHYTLDYPKPLEHSGPTILEPEKFRTSNPLF; encoded by the coding sequence ATGAACACAAATAGTGAACATCAATGTGATGTACTGGTCATCGGTAGTGGTGCTGCAGGTTTATCTTTAGCACTGAGAGTTGCCCCTCATGGCAAAATCATAGTATTAAGCAAAGGCCCTCGTAACGAAGGCTCCACCTATTACGCTCAGGGCGGAATCGCTGCGGTCTTTGATGAAGACGATAGTATCGAATCTCATATTGAAGACACTCTAATTGCTGGCGCTGGTATATGTGAAAAAGATGCGGTTAGCTTCATCACCGAAAATGCCAAAGAATGTGTGCAGTGGTTAATCGATGGTGGCGTTCCTTTTGACCTTGATGAAAATGACAAAAGTGAGCATCCTCGTCATCACTTAACTCGAGAAGGCGGACACAGCCATCGACGTATCTTACATGCTGCAGATGCCACTGGCATGGCAATGCAAACGAACTTGCAAGATAACGTGAATAACCATCCAAACATCCATTTTCTAGAGCGCTATAACGCTTTAGATTTAATTACCGAAGACCGCATTGGCGGTGACGCAAAAAAAGTCGTTGGGGCTTATATATGGAACCGTAATCGAGAGCACGTCGAGTCGGTACGAGCAAAATTTGTGGTACTTGCCACGGGCGGCGCTTCAAAAGTGTATCAATACACCTCAAACCCAGATGTTTCTTCTGGTGACGGTATTGCAATGGCGTGGCGTGCGGGTTGCCGAGTGGCTAATCTCGAATTTAATCAGTTTCACCCAACTTGCTTATTCCATCCTGAAGCTCGAAATTTCTTACTAACGGAAGCGTTACGTGGTGAAGGCGCTTATCTCAAACGCCCAGATGGCACTCGTTTTATGCCTGATTTTGATAATAGAGCAGAACTCGCGCCTCGTGATATTGTCGCTCGTGCCATTGACTATGAAATGAAACGTCTTGGTGCCGATTGCATGTATCTCGATATCAGCCATAAACCCGCAGATTTTCTCGAAAAGCATTTTCCAACCATTAATATGCGCTTGCTCGATCTGGGCATCGACATGACCAAAGAGCCTATTCCAATCGTCCCTGCCGCTCATTATACCTGTGGTGGCGTGATGGTGAATCAGCAAGGGAAAACAGATTTAACTAACTTGTACGCCGTTGGTGAAGTGACTTATACCGGTCTCCATGGCGCAAACCGTTTAGCATCAAATTCACTCCTAGAATGTGTGGTTTATGCGTGGTCGGCAGCGAAAGACATCATTGCTAACCTTGATAAAGTCGAACTACCACCAACACTTCCTTATTGGGATGAAAGCCAAGTCACCAACTCAGATGAAGAAGTGATCTTGCAGCATAACTGGCATGAATTACGTTTATTTATGTGGGATTACATGGGCATTGTAAGAACGGATAAACGCCTTGAGCGAGCTTTACGACGTATCCAATTACTGCAACAAGAAACTCATGAGTACTATAGCCACTTTAGAGTCTCCAATAATTTACTTGAGCTACGTAACTTATTACAAGTGGCGGAATTAATGGTTCGTTGTGCAATGGAACGTAAAGAAAGCCGAGGTTTACACTATACGTTGGACTATCCAAAACCGTTAGAACATAGCGGCCCAACCATTCTTGAACCAGAAAAGTTCAGAACCAGTAACCCTTTATTTTAA